Proteins co-encoded in one Pogona vitticeps strain Pit_001003342236 chromosome 9, PviZW2.1, whole genome shotgun sequence genomic window:
- the LOC110082282 gene encoding putative transmembrane protein 244 isoform X1 codes for MVLQGSQAAAIKAITLHILLCLLVFYTVYYMIWSICCGIFRLKTFGLLTPFEFKTEPSFSSPDYLAKVLATSLTFFTSGLLFAVLLRRWVWDYAITVTLTHVLLTFAESTFAVRTNSLDLSFHHIGLECLFWCSKNQTFSFFLKVPSFSHARVMKEFPFIWQWWLALDSVKPHNLGLQNSPGKHSDQRGLNSPGASCA; via the exons GCCATTACTCTTCACAtactactgtgcctccttgttttCTACACAGTGTACTACATGATCTGGAGCATTTGCTGTGGGATATTCAG gCTCAAGACCTTTGGCTTGCTCACCCCTTTTGAATTTAAAACCGAGCCCTCTTTCTCAAGTCCTGACTATCTCG cGAAAGTACTGGCCACCAGCCTCACCTTTTTCACCAGTGGCCTCCTCTTTGCTGTGCTTTTGAGACGATGGGTCTGGGATTATGCCATCACGGTCACCTTAACCCATGTCCTCTTGACTTTTGCAG agtcgacatttgctgtcagaactaattccttggatcttagctttcatcacattggtttggagtgcttgttctggtgcagcaaaaatcaaaccttcagtttctttcttaaggtccccagttttagccatgcccgtg tgatgAAAGAATTCCCTTTCATTTGGCAGTGGTGGCTAGCTCTTG ATTCTGTCAAGCCACATAATTTGGGGCTACAAAATAGTCCCGGAAAGCACTCAGACCAGCGCGGACTGAACTCCCCTGGAGCTAGCTGTGCATGA
- the LOC110082282 gene encoding putative transmembrane protein 244 isoform X6 — protein sequence MVLQGSQAAAIKAITLHILLCLLVFYTVYYMIWSICCGIFRLKTFGLLTPFEFKTEPSFSSPDYLAKVLATSLTFFTSGLLFAVLLRRWVWDYAITVTLTHVLLTFAESTFAVRTNSLDLSFHHIGLECLFWCSKNQTFSFFLKVPSFSHARVMKEFPFIWQWWLALG from the exons GCCATTACTCTTCACAtactactgtgcctccttgttttCTACACAGTGTACTACATGATCTGGAGCATTTGCTGTGGGATATTCAG gCTCAAGACCTTTGGCTTGCTCACCCCTTTTGAATTTAAAACCGAGCCCTCTTTCTCAAGTCCTGACTATCTCG cGAAAGTACTGGCCACCAGCCTCACCTTTTTCACCAGTGGCCTCCTCTTTGCTGTGCTTTTGAGACGATGGGTCTGGGATTATGCCATCACGGTCACCTTAACCCATGTCCTCTTGACTTTTGCAG agtcgacatttgctgtcagaactaattccttggatcttagctttcatcacattggtttggagtgcttgttctggtgcagcaaaaatcaaaccttcagtttctttcttaaggtccccagttttagccatgcccgtg tgatgAAAGAATTCCCTTTCATTTGGCAGTGGTGGCTAGCTCTTG
- the LOC110082282 gene encoding putative transmembrane protein 244 isoform X10 — protein sequence MVLQGSQAAAIKAITLHILLCLLVFYTVYYMIWSICCGIFRLKTFGLLTPFEFKTEPSFSSPDYLAKVLATSLTFFTSGLLFAVLLRRWVWDYAITVTLTHVLLTFAVMKEFPFIWQWWLALGSSAEIMAGNAPAFILALFR from the exons GCCATTACTCTTCACAtactactgtgcctccttgttttCTACACAGTGTACTACATGATCTGGAGCATTTGCTGTGGGATATTCAG gCTCAAGACCTTTGGCTTGCTCACCCCTTTTGAATTTAAAACCGAGCCCTCTTTCTCAAGTCCTGACTATCTCG cGAAAGTACTGGCCACCAGCCTCACCTTTTTCACCAGTGGCCTCCTCTTTGCTGTGCTTTTGAGACGATGGGTCTGGGATTATGCCATCACGGTCACCTTAACCCATGTCCTCTTGACTTTTGCAG tgatgAAAGAATTCCCTTTCATTTGGCAGTGGTGGCTAGCTCTTG GTAGCTCGGCAGAGATTATGGCTGGCAATGCTCCTGCTTTCATTCTGGCACTTTTCAGATGA
- the LOC110082282 gene encoding uncharacterized protein LOC110082282 isoform X5 yields the protein MIWSICCGIFRLKTFGLLTPFEFKTEPSFSSPDYLAKVLATSLTFFTSGLLFAVLLRRWVWDYAITVTLTHVLLTFAESTFAVRTNSLDLSFHHIGLECLFWCSKNQTFSFFLKVPSFSHARVMKEFPFIWQWWLALDSVKPHNLGLQNSPGKHSDQRGLNSPGASCA from the exons ATGATCTGGAGCATTTGCTGTGGGATATTCAG gCTCAAGACCTTTGGCTTGCTCACCCCTTTTGAATTTAAAACCGAGCCCTCTTTCTCAAGTCCTGACTATCTCG cGAAAGTACTGGCCACCAGCCTCACCTTTTTCACCAGTGGCCTCCTCTTTGCTGTGCTTTTGAGACGATGGGTCTGGGATTATGCCATCACGGTCACCTTAACCCATGTCCTCTTGACTTTTGCAG agtcgacatttgctgtcagaactaattccttggatcttagctttcatcacattggtttggagtgcttgttctggtgcagcaaaaatcaaaccttcagtttctttcttaaggtccccagttttagccatgcccgtg tgatgAAAGAATTCCCTTTCATTTGGCAGTGGTGGCTAGCTCTTG ATTCTGTCAAGCCACATAATTTGGGGCTACAAAATAGTCCCGGAAAGCACTCAGACCAGCGCGGACTGAACTCCCCTGGAGCTAGCTGTGCATGA
- the LOC110082282 gene encoding putative transmembrane protein 244 isoform X8 yields the protein MVLQGSQAAAIKAITLHILLCLLVFYTVYYMIWSICCGIFRLKTFGLLTPFEFKTEPSFSSPDYLAKVLATSLTFFTSGLLFAVLLRRWVWDYAITVTLTHVLLTFAVMKEFPFIWQWWLALASDLLLMICSGELVTYLACSDANNLSGDKF from the exons GCCATTACTCTTCACAtactactgtgcctccttgttttCTACACAGTGTACTACATGATCTGGAGCATTTGCTGTGGGATATTCAG gCTCAAGACCTTTGGCTTGCTCACCCCTTTTGAATTTAAAACCGAGCCCTCTTTCTCAAGTCCTGACTATCTCG cGAAAGTACTGGCCACCAGCCTCACCTTTTTCACCAGTGGCCTCCTCTTTGCTGTGCTTTTGAGACGATGGGTCTGGGATTATGCCATCACGGTCACCTTAACCCATGTCCTCTTGACTTTTGCAG tgatgAAAGAATTCCCTTTCATTTGGCAGTGGTGGCTAGCTCTTG CCAGTGACCTCCTCCTTATGATATGCAGTGGTGAACTTGTGACTTATCTTGCTTGCTCTGATGCCAACAACCTTAGTGGAGacaagttttaa
- the LOC110082282 gene encoding putative transmembrane protein 244 isoform X7, with protein sequence MVLQGSQAAAIKAITLHILLCLLVFYTVYYMIWSICCGIFRLKTFGLLTPFEFKTEPSFSSPDYLAKVLATSLTFFTSGLLFAVLLRRWVWDYAITVTLTHVLLTFAVMKEFPFIWQWWLALDSVKPHNLGLQNSPGKHSDQRGLNSPGASCA encoded by the exons GCCATTACTCTTCACAtactactgtgcctccttgttttCTACACAGTGTACTACATGATCTGGAGCATTTGCTGTGGGATATTCAG gCTCAAGACCTTTGGCTTGCTCACCCCTTTTGAATTTAAAACCGAGCCCTCTTTCTCAAGTCCTGACTATCTCG cGAAAGTACTGGCCACCAGCCTCACCTTTTTCACCAGTGGCCTCCTCTTTGCTGTGCTTTTGAGACGATGGGTCTGGGATTATGCCATCACGGTCACCTTAACCCATGTCCTCTTGACTTTTGCAG tgatgAAAGAATTCCCTTTCATTTGGCAGTGGTGGCTAGCTCTTG ATTCTGTCAAGCCACATAATTTGGGGCTACAAAATAGTCCCGGAAAGCACTCAGACCAGCGCGGACTGAACTCCCCTGGAGCTAGCTGTGCATGA
- the LOC110082282 gene encoding putative transmembrane protein 244 isoform X9, translating to MIWSICCGIFRLKTFGLLTPFEFKTEPSFSSPDYLAKVLATSLTFFTSGLLFAVLLRRWVWDYAITVTLTHVLLTFAGFFSSSTTCCICSNLQPSVFHVMKEFPFIWQWWLALASDLLLMICSGELVTYLACSDANNLSGDKF from the exons ATGATCTGGAGCATTTGCTGTGGGATATTCAG gCTCAAGACCTTTGGCTTGCTCACCCCTTTTGAATTTAAAACCGAGCCCTCTTTCTCAAGTCCTGACTATCTCG cGAAAGTACTGGCCACCAGCCTCACCTTTTTCACCAGTGGCCTCCTCTTTGCTGTGCTTTTGAGACGATGGGTCTGGGATTATGCCATCACGGTCACCTTAACCCATGTCCTCTTGACTTTTGCAG GCTTTTTTTcatcctctactacctgctgtatttgcagtaatctacAGCCTTCAGTTTTTCATG tgatgAAAGAATTCCCTTTCATTTGGCAGTGGTGGCTAGCTCTTG CCAGTGACCTCCTCCTTATGATATGCAGTGGTGAACTTGTGACTTATCTTGCTTGCTCTGATGCCAACAACCTTAGTGGAGacaagttttaa
- the LOC110082282 gene encoding putative transmembrane protein 244 isoform X4 has protein sequence MVLQGSQAAAIKAITLHILLCLLVFYTVYYMIWSICCGIFRLKTFGLLTPFEFKTEPSFSSPDYLAKVLATSLTFFTSGLLFAVLLRRWVWDYAITVTLTHVLLTFAESTFAVRTNSLDLSFHHIGLECLFWCSKNQTFSFFLKVPSFSHARVMKEFPFIWQWWLALAPPL, from the exons GCCATTACTCTTCACAtactactgtgcctccttgttttCTACACAGTGTACTACATGATCTGGAGCATTTGCTGTGGGATATTCAG gCTCAAGACCTTTGGCTTGCTCACCCCTTTTGAATTTAAAACCGAGCCCTCTTTCTCAAGTCCTGACTATCTCG cGAAAGTACTGGCCACCAGCCTCACCTTTTTCACCAGTGGCCTCCTCTTTGCTGTGCTTTTGAGACGATGGGTCTGGGATTATGCCATCACGGTCACCTTAACCCATGTCCTCTTGACTTTTGCAG agtcgacatttgctgtcagaactaattccttggatcttagctttcatcacattggtttggagtgcttgttctggtgcagcaaaaatcaaaccttcagtttctttcttaaggtccccagttttagccatgcccgtg tgatgAAAGAATTCCCTTTCATTTGGCAGTGGTGGCTAGCTCTTG
- the LOC110082282 gene encoding putative transmembrane protein 244 isoform X3, with protein MVLQGSQAAAIKAITLHILLCLLVFYTVYYMIWSICCGIFRLKTFGLLTPFEFKTEPSFSSPDYLAKVLATSLTFFTSGLLFAVLLRRWVWDYAITVTLTHVLLTFAESTFAVRTNSLDLSFHHIGLECLFWCSKNQTFSFFLKVPSFSHARVMKEFPFIWQWWLALGSSAEIMAGNAPAFILALFR; from the exons GCCATTACTCTTCACAtactactgtgcctccttgttttCTACACAGTGTACTACATGATCTGGAGCATTTGCTGTGGGATATTCAG gCTCAAGACCTTTGGCTTGCTCACCCCTTTTGAATTTAAAACCGAGCCCTCTTTCTCAAGTCCTGACTATCTCG cGAAAGTACTGGCCACCAGCCTCACCTTTTTCACCAGTGGCCTCCTCTTTGCTGTGCTTTTGAGACGATGGGTCTGGGATTATGCCATCACGGTCACCTTAACCCATGTCCTCTTGACTTTTGCAG agtcgacatttgctgtcagaactaattccttggatcttagctttcatcacattggtttggagtgcttgttctggtgcagcaaaaatcaaaccttcagtttctttcttaaggtccccagttttagccatgcccgtg tgatgAAAGAATTCCCTTTCATTTGGCAGTGGTGGCTAGCTCTTG GTAGCTCGGCAGAGATTATGGCTGGCAATGCTCCTGCTTTCATTCTGGCACTTTTCAGATGA
- the LOC110082282 gene encoding putative transmembrane protein 244 isoform X2, with amino-acid sequence MVLQGSQAAAIKAITLHILLCLLVFYTVYYMIWSICCGIFRLKTFGLLTPFEFKTEPSFSSPDYLAKVLATSLTFFTSGLLFAVLLRRWVWDYAITVTLTHVLLTFAESTFAVRTNSLDLSFHHIGLECLFWCSKNQTFSFFLKVPSFSHARVMKEFPFIWQWWLALASDLLLMICSGELVTYLACSDANNLSGDKF; translated from the exons GCCATTACTCTTCACAtactactgtgcctccttgttttCTACACAGTGTACTACATGATCTGGAGCATTTGCTGTGGGATATTCAG gCTCAAGACCTTTGGCTTGCTCACCCCTTTTGAATTTAAAACCGAGCCCTCTTTCTCAAGTCCTGACTATCTCG cGAAAGTACTGGCCACCAGCCTCACCTTTTTCACCAGTGGCCTCCTCTTTGCTGTGCTTTTGAGACGATGGGTCTGGGATTATGCCATCACGGTCACCTTAACCCATGTCCTCTTGACTTTTGCAG agtcgacatttgctgtcagaactaattccttggatcttagctttcatcacattggtttggagtgcttgttctggtgcagcaaaaatcaaaccttcagtttctttcttaaggtccccagttttagccatgcccgtg tgatgAAAGAATTCCCTTTCATTTGGCAGTGGTGGCTAGCTCTTG CCAGTGACCTCCTCCTTATGATATGCAGTGGTGAACTTGTGACTTATCTTGCTTGCTCTGATGCCAACAACCTTAGTGGAGacaagttttaa